The following are from one region of the Biomphalaria glabrata chromosome 12, xgBioGlab47.1, whole genome shotgun sequence genome:
- the LOC106069286 gene encoding uncharacterized protein LOC106069286, producing the protein MDRNRRKSYNITDCPSCDRLQTDLDVQIEGRKMNLTQQLTLTIYNFYTKNTTIESLRKDSHVINISEEKFKEFLDTISVYDSDFRSFWSIDSLLEIWETVRVLQIPELIVICENNIGRVICREYFETIYVTAKLYQSHGVVCQAKVFLKRLLMTADEMHLYSILSFKDFLSIIKDNRLLVRSEDIVLRSIFLWAEKLDKQEGGSGANEDDQQCPKRRKLDSNVPCKEENVLNENTSELSQLLRASRYGLASIECLQELSKHHLCDKDKEAKLILTKAINYNLDRDTHGYWPPFAYPRNPGLFCLVGVLADKDQVSVLSLEPLKTDLDSWMRFPRCPLHTQITNLTVFDNELYVISSTGFESLIFVYKNTRWNFVFDLPNKDFIVISKGNLIYAIDGTSSSVKCVSPRETPVLCSEIKFPDMMRTPESALEFDKSILIFCSTDSDVKSTVISLDVPEHKWTDCGHLEGSAKYLVGFRNETSYFILQRDGSISQVLRKQDDSIEFIFIQRLWSIQSALCGAFIYRDILYVFSNTPLENVCLHGVSGLSCRTEYWYQEQGACKFVQFFMPTDDDLRFEEDSDHDMEDEDEN; encoded by the exons ATGGACAGGAATAGAAGAAAAAGTTATAACATTACAG atTGTCCTTCTTGCGACAGACTTCAAACTGATCTTGATGTTCAAATAGAAGGAAGAAAAATGAATCTCACCCAGCAACTAACGTTAACTATCTACAACTTTTATACCAAAAATACAACGATTGAAAGCCTACGTAAGGACAGTCACGTGATCAATATTTCAGAAGAGAAGTTCAAGGAGTTCCTTGACACTATCAGTGTTTACGATTCCGACTTCCGTTCCTTTTGGAGTATTGACAGCCTTTTAGAAATCTGGGAGACTGTGAGAGTGCTGCAGATTCCAGAACTTATTGTAATCTGTGAGAACAACATTGGTCGTGTGATCTGCAGAGAATATTTTGAGACCATCTATGTGACGGCCAAACTCTACCAGTCACATGGCGTAGTCTGCCAAGCTAAAGTTTTTCTGAAACGTCTGCTTATGACAGCAGATGAAATGCATCTCTATTCCATTTTATCATTCAAAGACTTTCTTAGCATTATAAAAGATAATCGCCTATTAGTGAGAAGTGAAGACATTGTTTTGAGGTCCATTTTCCTATGGGCTGAAAAACTGGACAAACAAGAAGGAGGTTCTGGAGCAAACGAGGATGACCAGCAGTGTCCGAAAAGAAGAAAACTGGACAGTAACGTGCCATGCAAGGAAGAGAAcgttttaaatgaaaacacttCTGAGCTCTCTCAGCTGTTAAGAGCCTCAAGGTATGGGTTAGCGAGCATTGAATGTCTTCAAGAGCTCTCCAAACATCATTTGTGTGATAAAGACAAAGAAGCAAAGCTCATCCTAACTAAAGCCATCAACTACAATCTAGACAGAGATACTCATGGATACTGGCCTCCATTCGCATATCCTAGAAACCCCGGTCTTTTCTGCCTCGTGGGTGTATTAGCTGACAAAGATCAGGTCAGTGTTTTAAGCCTGGAACCCCTTAAAACAGACTTAGACAGCTGGATGAGGTTTCCCAGATGTCCCTTACATACGCAAATAACAAATTTAACTGTGTTTGACAACGAGCTCTATGTTATAAGCAGCACGGGCTTTGAAAGTTTGatctttgtttataaaaacacgAGATGGAATTTTGTTTTCGATCTTCCAAATAAAGACTTCATTGTCATCTCCAAAGGAAACTTGATCTACGCCATAGACGGCACAAGCAGCAGCGTCAAATGTGTGTCGCCGAGAGAGACTCCAGTTCTTTGCAGCGAGATCAAGTTCCCCGACATGATGAGAACTCCAGAGAGTGCTTTAGAATTTGACAAAAGTATCTTGATTTTCTGTTCCACTGACTCTGATGTAAAGTCGACAGTGATTTCTTTAGACGTACCTGAACATAAATGGACTGACTGTGGACATCTTGAAGGGTCAGCAAAATATTTGGTTGGTTTTAGAAATGAAACAAGCTACTTTATCCTACAAAGAGATGGATCAATCAGCCAAGTGTTGAGGAAACAAGATGACAGCATTGAATTTATATTCATTCAACGTCTGTGGTCGATCCAAAGTGCTCTTTGTGGTGCCTTCATCTACAGAGACATTCTGTACGTCTTTTCAAATACGCCCTTGGAGAATGTTTGTCTTCATGGAGTCTCCGGCTTGTCATGTAGGACAGAGTATTGGTACCAGGAACAAGGGGCGTGTAAGTTTGTCCAGTTTTTCATGCCTACAGACGATGATTTAAGATTCGAAGAGGACTCTGATCATGATATGGAAGATGAGGATGAAAACTGa